A portion of the Etheostoma cragini isolate CJK2018 chromosome 13, CSU_Ecrag_1.0, whole genome shotgun sequence genome contains these proteins:
- the si:ch1073-224n8.1 gene encoding zinc finger protein with KRAB and SCAN domains 8 isoform X2, translated as MDSSPSNSSNSSVHSGNRKQSIINIPERTGVESCYDRKADKAAYGAPQGSVTVTSLKSRLAPTIQSAMSAAVDTLLGEVVLVLNETQQELLHKEQENERLKVRLEVSERELKTLQECLCSAQKLIDQLQISYTGSQSVFAPSLSSMASMTSGMDRDHQNARNVNGAGVDMGLGGSVEDSLHGFEPRDDYKMCQLSIQPDGSVTNHALESFASNASHMCSDSSRPDERQSQGPGGASRFEIKQEQGPNSGSGQTSRKEPGIRDDNRVDDGDLGYVEVGGEGGSQRSFTHPLRHQRPARECGGALQQGGLDEQKQLARTAVGGRVDSASPGRAEDSAGPSVSDTVGEPSGDRPHHCLECGKTFRLISSLKKHIRIHTGEKPYPCGVCGRRFRESGALKTHLRIHTGEKPYSCSECGNCFRHLDGLRKHRRTHTGEKPYVCAICGKRLSRLQHLKHHQLIHTGERPCCCPFCNRSFKEPAALRKHIRTHREEGGHMGVGASDDTDPDAMDDINNLHPAAPSPQMRFGEWGAEEDDSSVVDCV; from the exons ATGGATTCCTCTCCCTCAAATAGCAGCAACAGCTCAGTCCACAGTGGAAATCGTAAGCAAAGTATAATCAACATTCCCGAAAGGACCGGGGTAGAGTCCTGTTATGATCGGAAAGCGGACAAGGCTGCATACGGAGCTCCGCAGGGCAGCGTGACCGTAACGTCGCTGAAATCCCGTCTCGCCCCGACCATCCAAAGTGCCATGTCCGCCGCTGTTGACACTCTTCTGGGCGAAGTGGTACTTGTGCTCAATGAGACTCAACAAGAGTTGCTACATAAGGAACAAGAGAATGAAAGACTCAAAGTGCGTCTGGAAGTGTCAGAGCGGGAGTTGAAGACTTTACAGGAGTGTCTGTGTAGTGCTCAGAAGCTCATAGACCAGCTTCAGATCTCATACACGGGCTCTCAGTCCGTTTTCGCCCCATCGTTGTCTTCCATGGCTTCGATGACTTCAGGCATGGACCGGGACCACCAGAACGCCCGGAATGTAAATGGAGCCGGTGTTGACATGGGTCTCGGGGGCTCTGTGGAGGATTCGCTTCATGGGTTTGAGCCCAGAGATGATTACAAAATGTGCCAGCTTTCAATCCAACCAGATGGCTCTGTGACTAACCATGCTCTGGAATCCTTTGCTTCCAACGCATCTCATATGTGCTCAGATTCCAGCAGACCAG ATGAGAGGCAGTCCCAGGGACCAGGTGGAGCATCCAGGTTTGAGATTAAACAAGAGCAGGGTCCCAATTCAGGCTCTGGCCAGACCAGCAGGAAGGAGCCCGGGATACGTGATGACAACAGAGTCGATGATGGCGACCTTGGCTACGTTGAAGTCGGAGGGGAGGGAGGTTCCCAGCGTTCCTTTACTCACCCCCTGCGTCACCAAAGACCTGCGCGAGAATGCGGTGGTGCGTTGCAACAGGGCGGACTGGATGAACAGAAACAGTTGGCTAGGACTGCTGTAGGCGGGAGAGTAGACAGTGCTTCACCGGGCAGAGCGGAGGACTCTGCAGGACCTTCGGTCTCTGATACCGTAGGGGAGCCCTCTGGAGATCGGCCTCACCATTGCTTGGAGTGTGGAAAGACCTTCCGTCTGATCTCCAGCTTGAAGAAGCACATCCGCATCCACACCGGAGAGAAGCCCTATCCGTGTGGAGTCTGTGGTCGTCGCTTCCGCGAGTCCGGCGCGCTTAAAACCCACCTGCGCATACACACAGGTGAGAAGCCGTACTCTTGCTCCGAGTGTGGGAACTGCTTCCGACACCTGGACGGTTTGCGCAaacacaggcgcacacacaccgGGGAGAAACCGTACGTGTGTGCCATCTGTGGGAAGCGCCTGAGCCGCCTGCAGCACCTCAAACACCACCAGCTCATCCACACCGGAGAGAGGCCGTGCTGCTGCCCCTTCTGCAACCGCAGCTTCAAGGAGCCCGCCGCGCTGCGGAAACACATCCGCACGCACCGGGAGGAAGGCGGTCACATGGGGGTCGGTGCCAGCGATGACACGGACCCGGACGCCATGGATGACATTAACAACCTCCACCCAGCAGCTCCATCCCCTCAGATGAGGTTTGGGGAGTGGGGAGCAGAGGAGGACGACAGCTCGGTTGTGGACTGTGTGTAG
- the si:ch1073-224n8.1 gene encoding zinc finger protein with KRAB and SCAN domains 8 isoform X1, which yields MTSRRTGYAGSMDSSPSNSSNSSVHSGNRKQSIINIPERTGVESCYDRKADKAAYGAPQGSVTVTSLKSRLAPTIQSAMSAAVDTLLGEVVLVLNETQQELLHKEQENERLKVRLEVSERELKTLQECLCSAQKLIDQLQISYTGSQSVFAPSLSSMASMTSGMDRDHQNARNVNGAGVDMGLGGSVEDSLHGFEPRDDYKMCQLSIQPDGSVTNHALESFASNASHMCSDSSRPDERQSQGPGGASRFEIKQEQGPNSGSGQTSRKEPGIRDDNRVDDGDLGYVEVGGEGGSQRSFTHPLRHQRPARECGGALQQGGLDEQKQLARTAVGGRVDSASPGRAEDSAGPSVSDTVGEPSGDRPHHCLECGKTFRLISSLKKHIRIHTGEKPYPCGVCGRRFRESGALKTHLRIHTGEKPYSCSECGNCFRHLDGLRKHRRTHTGEKPYVCAICGKRLSRLQHLKHHQLIHTGERPCCCPFCNRSFKEPAALRKHIRTHREEGGHMGVGASDDTDPDAMDDINNLHPAAPSPQMRFGEWGAEEDDSSVVDCV from the exons ATGACTTCCAGGCGGACAGGCTATGCTGGCAGCATGGATTCCTCTCCCTCAAATAGCAGCAACAGCTCAGTCCACAGTGGAAATCGTAAGCAAAGTATAATCAACATTCCCGAAAGGACCGGGGTAGAGTCCTGTTATGATCGGAAAGCGGACAAGGCTGCATACGGAGCTCCGCAGGGCAGCGTGACCGTAACGTCGCTGAAATCCCGTCTCGCCCCGACCATCCAAAGTGCCATGTCCGCCGCTGTTGACACTCTTCTGGGCGAAGTGGTACTTGTGCTCAATGAGACTCAACAAGAGTTGCTACATAAGGAACAAGAGAATGAAAGACTCAAAGTGCGTCTGGAAGTGTCAGAGCGGGAGTTGAAGACTTTACAGGAGTGTCTGTGTAGTGCTCAGAAGCTCATAGACCAGCTTCAGATCTCATACACGGGCTCTCAGTCCGTTTTCGCCCCATCGTTGTCTTCCATGGCTTCGATGACTTCAGGCATGGACCGGGACCACCAGAACGCCCGGAATGTAAATGGAGCCGGTGTTGACATGGGTCTCGGGGGCTCTGTGGAGGATTCGCTTCATGGGTTTGAGCCCAGAGATGATTACAAAATGTGCCAGCTTTCAATCCAACCAGATGGCTCTGTGACTAACCATGCTCTGGAATCCTTTGCTTCCAACGCATCTCATATGTGCTCAGATTCCAGCAGACCAG ATGAGAGGCAGTCCCAGGGACCAGGTGGAGCATCCAGGTTTGAGATTAAACAAGAGCAGGGTCCCAATTCAGGCTCTGGCCAGACCAGCAGGAAGGAGCCCGGGATACGTGATGACAACAGAGTCGATGATGGCGACCTTGGCTACGTTGAAGTCGGAGGGGAGGGAGGTTCCCAGCGTTCCTTTACTCACCCCCTGCGTCACCAAAGACCTGCGCGAGAATGCGGTGGTGCGTTGCAACAGGGCGGACTGGATGAACAGAAACAGTTGGCTAGGACTGCTGTAGGCGGGAGAGTAGACAGTGCTTCACCGGGCAGAGCGGAGGACTCTGCAGGACCTTCGGTCTCTGATACCGTAGGGGAGCCCTCTGGAGATCGGCCTCACCATTGCTTGGAGTGTGGAAAGACCTTCCGTCTGATCTCCAGCTTGAAGAAGCACATCCGCATCCACACCGGAGAGAAGCCCTATCCGTGTGGAGTCTGTGGTCGTCGCTTCCGCGAGTCCGGCGCGCTTAAAACCCACCTGCGCATACACACAGGTGAGAAGCCGTACTCTTGCTCCGAGTGTGGGAACTGCTTCCGACACCTGGACGGTTTGCGCAaacacaggcgcacacacaccgGGGAGAAACCGTACGTGTGTGCCATCTGTGGGAAGCGCCTGAGCCGCCTGCAGCACCTCAAACACCACCAGCTCATCCACACCGGAGAGAGGCCGTGCTGCTGCCCCTTCTGCAACCGCAGCTTCAAGGAGCCCGCCGCGCTGCGGAAACACATCCGCACGCACCGGGAGGAAGGCGGTCACATGGGGGTCGGTGCCAGCGATGACACGGACCCGGACGCCATGGATGACATTAACAACCTCCACCCAGCAGCTCCATCCCCTCAGATGAGGTTTGGGGAGTGGGGAGCAGAGGAGGACGACAGCTCGGTTGTGGACTGTGTGTAG